One window from the genome of Alosa alosa isolate M-15738 ecotype Scorff River chromosome 15, AALO_Geno_1.1, whole genome shotgun sequence encodes:
- the si:ch211-137a8.4 gene encoding LOW QUALITY PROTEIN: enolase-phosphatase E1 (The sequence of the model RefSeq protein was modified relative to this genomic sequence to represent the inferred CDS: deleted 1 base in 1 codon), translating into MAATEACAAPVQAESTETKPEEAKPTNAEQPANAEPAPAPAEETKETTANDDATQNSEQPPAEQPADGKAKPASENILGSFLNKSGLGKLMGKKKKEPVAGGEDGAAAGGDAEKDRSQADEGNKEQPTNQTADGAEAGAEDQAIEKASENDEAAAGSGKDAKQKQGEKSSVRDFIRKPVARIFSHRSTEKKEGTGEGKKHGKVRSRSLDRLEDADASTVAVEQTEDVQEAAGESDKGASQTTKHMKRWHSFKKLMAQKSHKKSTDDTKEGEGAEGGAEGAGDSSTLDSATKAEHSGQKRWKLKRSWTFQGMKRDTSVTGFHKAKEGEKEGEEKGEEAAAASAENDQEAAAGSEEPKAAVDGETEEKTEEKMDGDDDDKEAAAAPQRTKSVDQHANEIWTSFKKRVTPKSKKSTDANAGAAEEGAEAAAGGGEQEQTDDQQAAKDSGKTGKTKRTHFNRAVSLKNFIMRKGGKSTSVDLGGEAKEEGEGQDGVTEEADAKGSDEGTADSAGAAADTPRATAEKKENEKEEPATAAATTTTTVTQSDDKAAVAQVADEHQAAAGEVKTPDAAAPSAPQPEQQATAAAESPRPAETANEGAAEAEQPAAEAKTNRENGCPDGTAHNHEAADGENGEEAKQESLNCKEAVIDADGSGKAKDGKILSPDGKCGGKGNAVGQSGHKRKKGGKRVKLHTED; encoded by the exons ATGGCAGCCACAGAGGCTTGTGCTGCCCCCGTCCAAGCAGAGAGCACAGAGACTAAACCAGAGGAGGCGAAGCCCACTAATGCGGAGCAGCCCGCCAACGCAGAACCGGCGCCGGCCCCGGCAGAGGAAACGAAAGAGACGACGGCCAACGACGATGCCACCCAGAACTCAGAGCAGCCACCCGCGGAGCAGCCAGCCGACGGCAAAGCCAAGCCCGCCTCAGAGAACATCCTGGGTTCCTTC CTGAACAAGAGTGGGCTGGGCAAGCTAATGggcaagaagaagaaggagccTGTGGCAGGTGGCGAGGATGGCGCAGCTGCCGGGGGTGACGCGGAGAAGGACAGGAGCCAGGCGGACGAGGGCAACAAGGAGCAACCGACCAATCAGACGGCAGATGGCGCCGAGGCCGGGGCCGAGGACCAGGCCATAGAGAAGGCGTCAGAGAACGATGAAGCGGCAGCCGGATCTGGCAAAGATGCCAAGCAGAAGCAGGGCGAGAAGTCCAGTGTGCGAGACTTCATCCGCAAGCCCGTCGCCAGAATTTTCTCACACAGAAGCACAGAGAAGAAGGAGGGCACAGGCGAGGGAAAGAAGCACGGCAAGGTCCGCTCCAGATCCCTAGACAGGCTGGAGGACGCCGACGCCAGCACCGTCGCCGTGGAACAGACGGAAGACGTCCAGGAAGCGGCAGGAGAGTCCGACAAGGGTGCCTCCCAGACCACTAAACACATGAAACGCTGGCACTCCTTTAAGAAGCTAATGGCCCAAAAGTCTCACAAGAAAAGCACAGATGACACCAAGGAGGGAGAGGGCGCGGAAGGGGGGGCAGAGGGTGCGGGCGACTCATCAACGCTCGACTCCGCAACGAAAGCTGAACACTCCGGCCAGAAACGGTGGAAGCTGAAGAGGTCGTGGACATTCCAGGGGATGAAGAGAGACACGTCCGTCACGGGCTTCCACAAGGCGAAGGAGGGTGAAAAAGAAGgcgaggagaaaggagaggaggctgCAGCGGCCAGTGCAGAGAATGACCAGGAAGCCGCAGCCGGTTCAGAAGAGCCCAAGGCCGCCGTGGACGGAGAGACGGAAGAGAAGACTGAAGAGAAGATGGACGGCGACGACGACGACAAAGAAGCTGCAGCTGCCCCACAGCGCACTAAATCGGTGGATCAGCACGCCAACGAGATCTGGACCTCGTTCAAGAAGCGAGTGACCCCCAAGTCGAAAAAGTCGACAGATGCCAACGCAGGAGCTGCGGAGGAAGGGGCGGAGGCGGCGGCCGGCGGTGGGGAGCAGGAACAGACCGACGACCAGCAGGCGGCTAAAGACTCGGGCAAGACGGGCAAGACGAAACGGACGCACTTCAACCGCGCCGTGTCGCTAAAGAACTTCATTATGCGCAAGGGTGGAAAGAGCACCAGCGTCGACCTCGGAGGCGAGGCCAAGGAGGAGGGTGAGGGGCAAGATGGTGTGACAGAAGAGGCCGACGCCAAGGGCAGCGATGAGGGCACTGCCGACTCAGCTGGGGCAGCGGCGGACACCCCTCGGGCCACAGCAGAGAAGAAGGAGAACGAGAAGGAGGAGCCAGCCACAgctgccgccaccaccaccacgactGTCACTCAGAGTGATGACAAGGCGGCCGTGGCTCAGGTGGCAGACGAGCACCAGGCAGCTGCCGGGGAGGTGAAGACGCCTGACGCGGCCGCACCATCTGCTCCACAGCCGGAGCAGCAGGCCACAGCAGCGGCGGAGTCGCCACGTCCCGCCGAGACGGCCAACGAGGGCGCGGCCGAGGCCGAGCAGCCGGCGGCCGAGGCCAAGACCAACCGGGAGAACGGGTGCCCGGACGGCACGGCGCACAATCACGAGGCGGCCGACGGCGAGAACGGCGAGGAGGCCAAGCAGGAGAGCCTCAACTGCAAGGAGGCCGTCATCGACGCCGACGGGAGCGGCAAGGCCAAGGACGGCAAGATCCTGAGCCCGGACGGGAAGTGCGGCGGCAAAGGAAACGCGGTGGGCCAAAGCG GTCATAAAAG AAAAAAAGGCGGGAAACGTGTGAAGCTACACACAGAGGATTAG